The Malus domestica chromosome 10, GDT2T_hap1 genome contains a region encoding:
- the LOC103444514 gene encoding uncharacterized protein, with translation MFKKAVEARSHQRLSGADRKKLKRNLKDKFPRASDSDIDSLLPPKVEISVSKFQNRVHVYGVEGGFPIFFDIDGRGTDIFPTVYALWKVPELLPSFMLKGGEVSRYIIGGADLMFPGISIPAEGLPSFTAGETWAVKVPGNPAPIAVGTTTMSSTEALKAGLRGKALKITHYYRDLLWESVEGPYVPNAGFYEDVVFEDPTLSSSQISESYASTTEGSNDQENGSNEKEIGQPVDVDVHSEPSSTSEAQIEVGDEIAKEITAHVGDLKVTDNHSADQSNGEDQHPLSTEDVDMLLEKCLLQALHTTIKDKDLPMPGSTLWSNHVLPCRPSGITLDIKKSSYKKLSKWLQAKSSTGLISVKEDKYKKESVLLSVNRKHSDYSSFKPEKREVEKTVQTGVATVSEGRSLKMLEVAEIYKSSVHVNPILASVGADTGKLYSASDATDIVFTYVEKENLVKPLDKSIVVLDPILCDALFKGAIKKGAMYPTEIHKRDLGAAFVNRMQAHHVVTRGSESVVRKGGLKTIQIMTERRQGNKKVTKLSGLESFLVDPEALASELQKKFACSTTVSELPGKKGHEVLVQGGVIDDLAKHMIEQYGIPKRYIEVLDKTRR, from the exons ATGTTCAAGAAGGCAGTTGAAGCAAGGTCACACCAAAGACTCTCAGGGGCTGACAGGAAGAAGCTCAAGAGGAATCTCAAAGACAAATTTCCCCGAGCTTCCGACTCCGATATCGATTCTTTACTCCCTCCCAAG GTGGAGATATCAgtttcaaagtttcaaaatcGTGTTCATGTATATGGGGTGGAGGGGGGCTTTCCTATATTTTTTGATATTGATGGGCGCGGCACAGACATTTTTCCCACAG TTTATGCACTCTGGAAGGTCCCTGAGCTCTTGCCTTCTTTCATGCTGAAAGGGGGTGAGGTTTCCCGATATATCATTGGAGGGGCGGATTTGATGTTCCCTGGTATCAGCATACCTGCTGAAGGTCTACCTTCTTTTACAGCAGGAGAAACCTGGGCAGTAAAAGTTCCAGGAAACCCAGCTCCCATCGCT GTGGGGACTACCACTATGAGCAGCACTGAAGCGTTAAAAGCCGGGTTGCGAGGAAAGGCTTTAAAGATTACTCACTATTATCGTGACTTACTTTG gGAATCAGTTGAGGGCCCTTATGTTCCAAATGCAGGCTTTTATGAAGATGTTGTGTTTGAGGATCCTACCTTGTCATCATCGCAAATTTCTGAATCTTATGCTAGCACAACTGAAGGTTCAAATGACCAAGAGAATGGAAGTAATGAAAAAGAAATTGGACAACCTGTTGATGTGGACGTGCACTCTGAACCTAGTTCCACTTCAGAGGCACAGATCGAGGTTGGGGACGAGATTGCTAAAGAAATAACTGCACATGTAGGTGATCTGAAGGTAACAGATAATCATTCTGCTGATCAGTCTAATGGGGAGGATCAACATCCTCTTTCCACTGAGGATGTGGATATGCTTCTGGAAAAATGCCTTTTGCAAGCATTGCATACAACTATTAAGGATAAAGACCTTCCTATGCCTGGCAGCACACTGTG GTCAAACCACGTTCTACCTTGTAGGCCTTCAGGCATCACACTCGACATCAAGAAATCATCATACAAGAAATTATCAAAGTGGTTACAAGCTAAATCTTCTACAGGCTTG ATTTCAGTGAAAGAAGATAAATACAAAAAGGAGTCTGTATTGTTATCGGTTAACCGCAAGCATTCAGATTACTCATCTTTTAAGCCTGAGAAACGAGAAGTGGAGAAAACTGTTCAAACTGGTGTTGCTACTGTCAGTGAAGGGCGGTCACTCAAAATGCTTGAAGTGGCTGAGATCTATAAATCAAGTGTACATGTCAATCCCATACTAGCTTCTGTTGGGGCCGACACAGGAAAGCTTTACAGTGCTTCAGATGCCACAGATATTGTGTTTACATATGTTGAAAAAGAAAACCTGGTTAAGCCCTTAGATAAATCCATTGTGGTGTTGGATCCAATATTATGTGATGCACTATTCAAGGGAGCCATAAAAAAAGGTGCAATGTACCCAACAGAAATTCATAAGAGAGATTTAGGAGCAGCATTTGTAAACAGGATGCAAGCCCATCACGTTGTGACGAGGGGAAGTGAGTCGGTTGTTCGTAAAGGTGGTCTGAAAACAATACAGATAATGACAGAAAGGCGGCAAGGTAACAAGAAAGTGACCAAATTATCAGGTCTGGAATCCTTTTTGGTGGATCCTGAAGCTTTGGCATCAGAGCTACAGAAGAAGTTTGCTTGCAGCACAACGGTGTCTGAACTACCAG GTAAGAAAGGGCATGAGGTTCTGGTTCAAGGTGGCGTGATTGATGATCTGGCAAAGCATATGATTGAACAATATGGAATCCCAAAGAGATACATAGAGGTTCTTGATAAAACCAGGAGATGA